The DNA sequence acacaaatgTATTGAGTTGCATTAGCTCGTAAAATCAGTCATTCTATTGATTTTGTGCTCCAAGTTTTTGCGAAACTACAAACCTGATATtaaaacttggctgttttgaaaacgccttcaaatgcggcgtgatacctcacgcattccggagggttcaaatagttgtatcattgcgccttagaaatgcgacggcagattacaattgagatagccttcatacacgctatGGACTTGTCggtttcctttgacattttattagtcgtgaatgcatagctaaaatgcgctcgagccagaagtgtattcagcaaatgagtagtttttataggaggattgaaaacaaacaaatggtaggaagaaaaacataataataagaaatttgcaacacgataatccgggtatcggaacttggctgttttgaaaacgccttcaaatgcggcgtgatacctcacgcattctggagagttcaaataattgtatcattgcgccttagaaatgcgacggcagattacaattgaaatagccttcatacacgctagTCTTGTCGATTTCCCTTCTTATAGGGcctcatttttcaatgaaaaacttaaatttctgGCTCcacataaaagcacctatctgcacatATGGAAGCTGGGAGAAATTAtccagttaaaaatttccggacGGGAATTCCCGTTGAATTAACCGGAAATTTCTTAAAAGTGACAGTATGCATGTCCCTTTGGACAAACAGAAACACCGCTTAAGATAATATTTCCTATTTATCAACCATAGAACCATCAGTATGACAATCATCGTAAAATGTGACATGCTATCGATCATCGTGTGCATACAATCACGGCATACCATTAATTGTAATGACAGATTAGAGAAGTAGTGTTTTGAGTGAAATGACCTttaagaaaatacactaaataACCCAGAGATTCAGAGAAAATCACTTATTGCTTATTCAATCGAGTGACAAACTGAAGATTCAGTTCAACGACCAGAAAACCGTAGCATGCTCCATGTTGACTAAAGTTTTTCAGCTCGGTGGACCATGGCTTAGTCCTCTGAAGCGAAACTACGTTGGAAAGTCttcaaatttcgggaaaagttaaaaaaaacgaaattaatgtgattaaatttgaccgtttaaatttcgttttttttttttaacttttcccaaaatttggagacttgccaacgtaatgttgaactgattttgaaattactgagataatgtggaggcaaatctagggggaattgccttttttcgcgggaaaattgaatgacctttgaattgacgtatttgggggtccgagcccccccccccccccttaaaattacatcgacgtgatttctgcaatttttacttaaaagcggacacaatttggtaaattttcccgttttattgttttctttacgaaaatttgaaccggagttatgattttttgaaaataggtcaaatttcaccttagacctatcataactcggtcaaaatttaagatattgatctgcagtttgcgccaaaattcttagttttttatgctctttcgaatgatgtatcaaaagataggggttgctatttgaaaaaaaaagttggggccccccgcccccccgaggggggaccaaaattttgagccccccaaaagatggtctcctttgagataggaacattcccaaagtttcattaccctagctcaattcgttcaaaagttagcaggggtgggacggacttttggtacaccctgtatagacGCGTCcttagacgatcaaattccgaaccaattccgatcaaagtagacagctgatgactgatggtcaccctcaccatctaccatcaaattttgacgggccgcactattttgttcaaagtaagatcagaatggagtgccaccactcatcatttcctgccacaggaaacacttctaccaagttttcattttaaaattaagcgaATTAATGCGTTTAAAACTAATGACTCCCGACTATTTGATgttaattggttcgggaatttgatcgtctatcgagacctTAAGTTCCCCGAAGAGGATGAGCACCGTTGAAATGAAAGAACTCTCccaccaaaattttgagaaaactacgtttctgatggaaaaaataaattatgtagAAAAACGATTGCCGTCCTCCATGCTTTGAcatcagaagcattaaataaaggtTTGTCACCAATTAAACTATTCCAAATATGTTAGGTCCCTCCCCGCCATCTTGTAGTTGGGCTGGTGCGCCAGTTGAACGTACTGCCACTCGTATACTAGATTCTAGAGGTAGGTTGAAGTCAAAAAGCACTCCCTATCGGAGGGTaaggattcgatcgacatgaatcgatcgaaaaataaacacGTTAACTGATCGACGTGATTTGATTCGATTGActccgattcgatcgacagttattttaaaaatcccggtgtcgattcgatcgacttgaatcgatcgaaaaacaaaaaccgatcgacgtgattccaTCGACCaccgaatcgatcgacaaatccatGAATCAATTGACAATCCCGTGAATCGTTAGACAAACCTGTCAGTTGAtggaatcggtgtcgatcgatttacgtttttttgccatttttgatttttcaatccattttttttttttttttttttttttttttttttttttttttttaaatatgttagTTAGGTTTTTAATCCGTTTGAGAATTCTGCAACCTCGAATGAACATCGGATTAGAGTTAGTaaacatccatgctccaggctttcttTGTAAGTAGCAGGGATAAATGCCGAGTGGAGTCTGTTTCTGCATGCGGGTCCTGCACTCGTCACTTCCTTGATACTTTTTCGCCaacaccgggattcgaacccaggacctattgctctagagtcagacgcgctgctAGGCCGACCTGGCCGGCcgcttaaaagtttttttctgcTCCTTGCAAATCTgttattttgtattatttttttattatttggacgtatttctgtcaaacggaactaagcgccaatttgagttccttttgaggaatttagaatgccggatagcgcattctgtcaaacggaactaagcgccacggAAAACCATttcgagtataggacggaatgagcttGACGCCCGGATCcaccgccaatccaagcccccctctaccttcctccccctatggtgcttaattccgtttgacagaaatacgtccattttatttatttatttatttattttattttttttttcatatcaaaAGACATTGATTGATTCATTTATTATCCCTTTCAGGTCAGACTCGAGTGCACAGAGACCAACTACTTTGACAGAGTCACAATCGCTCGCACGTACAACTTCTACATCGCAAGTAACCCGCGATTGGCGCAAGGGCACAAGCTGATACTCGGCAACACGGACGTGGGTGCAGCCCCGGAGGTGATGATTGTCGGCTTCAACCCGAAGCAAATCGACGCCCCGAAACTGTTGACAAGCGAGTTTTGTAAGGAGAACAGCAAGGAAGTGATCGAATTTTCGTTCAAGGAGATTCTACCGAAGAAAGACAAAGATGCCGTCGCCATCATCGACGCGCTCACTGAGTACTTCTGCTGCAACGATGTAGACCAATGCATCTTGAAGAATGCGAAAGATACGATCGGGCGTCTCTTTCCCGCTATGCGAAGAGTTTTAAGTGGAGTTTTAAGCGGAGACTACCTGAAACCGCAAGTCGCGAGACAACCGAGCAGACAACCGAGCAAATCGAGCAAACAACAGAGCAAAAAACCGAGCAAACATAGAAGCAGAAGCAGTCAAGTCACACCGGTTAGTAGATACTTATTGTCTCGAGTGATTGCAAACTGCAGCTAAAGCAAAAATAAGACTTGTATCTTATACAAAACTAGGCGgtgcgccccctggccgctgcgcggcccaacgcccagagggcgcttcgccctctcttaggcccgcttcgATAAAGGAAGGATCAAAAACAATGAAgtgattttcatacccgactctcatttgtccaatttccctctggccgggagcgatgGGACCAAtatgaatcgattgaaaaaattttatttctaacaCCAcaccaagactgaaacgaaacagAACGAAGCGTTTCGTCGCTTCTTGATAGGttgtagcaaaggagcataccttcaaTACACTTAACAACATACTAAGATTCAAAAcccgcttagttcaatttttcgctaaatttgaaattcccgccatttttcatcggtagaaatttcaaattttactccCATCCTAAGCTTTCTGGTCTACTCCAATgcaaaaaaacctgggtcctattttcaaattatgaatACAGCGGGCTCGTTTAGGCACTATCACttgtcaatagccgcaaaattATAGAAATTGGCCCTGTAGAACGCTcgaacgaactatgacaaaaaataaaaatttacattgtttaaatgggagaatccgaaactttaccacgtaatatacaAAAACTTGGGTCATATTTTGGCCCATATTTGGGTCATATATTTGTAATCTGAATAGAGTGGGCTCATCTGGCCAAGCTACGAGTGgtgggtctcttgtctctgttcatATCTTACGCATCATAGGTTTCTTAGTCGAACGTATTTCGGCCgagcggaactatgtgaattaagaaatgagccctgagacccataaaaatatatgcatgatAGGGCTCACAtcatcatgcacatagttccgtttggcagaaatacgtcgatTTCAGACTAAAATTTCCGTTAAACATATGCAGATGAAATGTTAACttgctttttgttttcttttgccCGCGCGTGCAGGTCCCCTCACCATATGCCGGCTCCACAATCAGCTCCCATTCTACCCCAAAGAGGACCTCCTCGCAAAAGAGCACTGAGCCGGAAATCTCCGGAATGGCAAAGCTTCAGGCGGTAATGGCGGTCTTGCTCAACAAAATGATCGATCCTTGCATCCTCATGAGGGAAACCAGAGACAGAAAGCTAACTGAGGAAATCAAAAATTCTTGTAAAGTGTATTGTCAGTTCCTGAACAAGGTGACGGAAGTCTTCGATCAAAACACAAGCGCTTTCTGCGTTGCCGGCTATAACACGAAAGCTCCATGTCTTGCGATTCGGGACGGCAAGTGTTCTGAAGGAGTATGCACGTGCCTGCATAAGGCTACTCCAAATTCCAAGAAACTCGAGCCAGTGTCGATGATGTTTTGCGCCAACTCATACAGAGTCAGCACGTCTGCAACATCGCAGTGCCAGAGAATGAATTAGAATGTCATAGTTATAAATAGAATGTCGACGTttaaactaccaaaccacgtacctccactgttaaaaatcaatgatttactttgagtgaatagccggcgtgaagaaaaaatccagcgcgaattACGCGccgtactctgagtgaatagatcagagcgtaaATAGCACCAACGAAGGGACGAATTAGTTGAGGTACCTAAAGTAGCGTGAATTCAGAGCCTCCTGGTACGAGCGCCGAATGTCAAAGTGGTAGCGCACTCGTCCATCACCGCCGCGACTCGAGTTCAAATTCATGCTGCGGCAGTTCAGTTTTACGTTTGCctgtcagattttcactcccgccagagcgcgaaattcgcgccggatccatgcTTTCAGAGTAACAGGTGATAGCAACTTagtaagcgtgaatttcgcgccggaatttttaacagtgtcgtttacggtgtttaaaaacattttgaaagattattgaaaaattttatatACAACATTTCGGTGGTAGCACTTTGTGTGATTCTTGGTTTGGGTAGCTAGTGCTAGgggttaaaataaaatgttaactcacgttaacttgaaattgaagaatttattAGGTTACACCATGTCAggtcttaaaaacttccgtgattctTCTTCTCCGTGTGAAACAAATTCGGAGAAAATTTCGAAGGGTATAATATTACATAGTTTCcttttaaccctagtctgcctgagtggggtcagattgaccccacgggagtttcaactctttgccatttctcgtggtatgcacgaaattttttgtccttcacaaatagctctacaaaaacatctaggaacacgattttgaagggaaaaaaaaacaaccaaaaaatgtgcatgagagatcaaaaaattcacgagtacccctagaaagcctgagcggggtcagatatccttataacatatattttaccatttagcatcacaaaagcttactatttgaaggtgtattcatgtttctctttttaattttttttcagaaccttataaaacaagcaaaatttttcagatttcttttcgttttcagtatttagtagccctatgatttttttttctcatgctgagaacaacatgacaacatgtgtatgataaaatggttgcataccctgcgccgtgttttttttaaaatttagatatgctttatggttaagagctgtaaggttagtgcactcatataaactaaaaacatgaaaaaaacatagctaactaattgattttcagctggggtcaaattgaccccgctcaagctttctcgttggttcagaggctcaggcagactagggttaaacgTTTTTTGGGGGGTTTGTTGGGTAGGTagtgctatgggttaaaataatATGTTAACTCACATTAActtgaaattgaagaatttcttagtcgaagcttttcggcctCAGCCACCGATAACATCTGGAAATTATTATGATTGGAGTTTATGGCTGAAGCCAAAAAGCTTCGTCTAATAGATTCTCCAATTTCAAGTTAATGtgagtaacattttattttaacccataacactggctacccaacaaacccccccccccaaaaaaaaaaaaactattaaaagGAAACTATGTAATATTACCCTTCGAAATTTTCTCCGAATTTgtttcgcacggagaagaaaaatctcggaaGTTTTTAAGACCTGACATGGTGtggttttccatttcaaaagtgaagtatgataggaaatctgcgacgtcacaaaccaagGTACGTGGTTAGGGAGTTTCACATCGACATAAAATTTTACGCTTTGGAATTGATTTGCACCCCGAACATGAGAAAATTACCTCGAATACACGAaccgaatactgccgtgctgaggaagaacgccgtacgaacattcgagggttgcgaaatttcccttgataaaacatgtatttttgacaacattcatgcatatttttccttgaaatttttagatattttaaatcaaattacgtacaaaattgtctgaaaattttggaaaataattttcagaatttccccagtaaattcggtttttatcggaggaaacttggcaacgtctgaaggctcatacggcgtttttccttagcacggcggtatagaTCAGTGAGCGCATTACGGTTTGCACAAGATCCTAAACACTCCAGTCGAGAGAACGATCGCTTCAGTTCATAAAACTGAAATTTAGGTAAACGAGGTGAAGTCTCTTCAACCGAACCGAAAAACTTGGGTCGATAAAGAGCATGTTCCATGTGCATTAAAGGATTTTGGTTGATAGTACAGAACCTCATTCGGTTCATCCAAACTAAACTCTGTTAACTGCAGCGGTTGGTTCGCTTGAATATAGGGCTTAATTCTTCGAACCAAAATGCGAGTATACTGAACTTTTCGGTTTGTATTTAGACagggtttttctttttccttctctgtgacaaattccaacaaaattaaatttttgtcgCGATTTTTACCGGTACTACGAcataattgattatttttaatgtttgaaATAATCTGGTTTTCTCCCTCTACACGTTCTCTTTAACTCTTTATTGTTAAACTAGGGCATTCATAAAAACACTcgatttatgtaattacttgaTTTAACTAAAATGCAAATGTAGCGTCATAGATTTATCAATTAGAGCACGGTATTACTGGCGCGGGGTGATTTGCgattgcgacatatcgatttatctaccgtttaaacctatagagaaggatcaataaacaggatGTGCgggacgaacaccttaataatcgattctttaccacagattcaaatgaggaagtatcgataaacgatcattcacgcctcaccactgtgCAGTAATCTCTCTCTTTAAGGACTTTCAACGATGAAAGCGAACACCGcagtgaacgcgcaatgcgtgaagtattccctcggtcatgtaggcgctaatatacgttccGTGCTGaccgctgtgtttggcgcgattattttCAGTCAGCCTTTTTCAACTAACTACTACCCTTCACTTCACAAGTTTTCACACACTCTGTTCGGATTACTGTCATTATTTTATGATGATTGATGGTAAAACAATTATATAtgatctaatttttttccgttcatttacAAACGGTTAACACCACGCTCGTATACACCTCCTGTTGAACCTGCACTGATTTAACAGTCGTTGGAAACTCGTGGACACCGGCAATTATTGTTTACACTCTTGAGAAGGTAGATTcctacgcactgaaaaaaaattctcggcgtttttaccaaggtccgttggtacctttaccatctcactttttttaccaattattggtaattttaccaaaacagactggtaagcttacctaaaaaccggtatttttacttttttttcaggtaagaataccacttttattggtaatcaattcccggtaactttgccattttatcggtaattctaccacagtcgataaaaaatattggcgtttttaccaaggtccagcaaaattaccgggaaagttctataattttaccgagatttctgagtaaaattaccaaatccatatatggcaattttaccaagaaaaaactgggatcaaatagaaccctgaattcttggtaattttacccttttcttaataaatacaccgatattttttttcagtgcgtatgAAGCTGCAATTTGGCCCATGAGcccagtggcgaggcttgaatgatcgattgtttcccatttgaagtaatgataaagaatcgattattggggtgttcattgcgaataccctatttatcgattcctttttacaggtttaaatggcagatcaatcgatccatcgcaaagcaTAATACCCCATCGATGTATTTAATATAGGAAGTTCCAGCGACCGACCGATTTCCTCGCTATTGAGATGTTATCATTTTAACGATTGTCGTTACAGAGAGAGACGGCTGTGATTAAGTTAAAAGTTAGGTctacaatttcatgaaatatcacgAGTGAAATTCAGTAGTGAATGAAGTTCATGATATTTAACATCTGGCTCTAGATGATTTGAGGAACGATTGCTTCGGTATCGCTGCAAAATTATAATTGTTATTGTGACTGTTGGAGAGGTTCACGCTAAGAGTTAATTCCAATAATATTATACCTTTGTAACACTTTCATCTTTTATTCTTAACAATTATTATACAAACTTTTGTGCATTCGTTATTAAAAATacctgagccccccccccccccccccccctgctatTTGTCTATCCTGTGTTGATGAGCTatactttcaatttaaaatcatgTACGTTCTTTCTGTTAATAAATTTATCCACGTGTTTTTGGTGTGTGAATCCACGTGTTTTTGGTGAGTGAATCCATGTGTTTTCGGTGTGTGACTAACAAGAgatggttttaaaatttatacatAATTATCATTTTCCAAATCAAGAATACCGCAGAATAAGTGCGCGCAATGAGAGATTAGTGTTTAATGCCGTAttaatcacacgctgaattgagcagctgaatgtggaagtcaacagtcatcgcccaacgcctgaaatttcgcaaattattcgagttattttcatccagatgtgtatcaaatctactcgaatagttcagacaaatccaacattcgtccgatggttgctgagaattgttgctgaattttgcacgtcacgcgcaaaattcaggcatcgggcgatgacttccacattcaagccacattcagcgtgtgattgcggcattaagCGATCACCGGATGTAACCGGAAATTCTCCATATTTTGGGTAAATATTTACTTGACGCGGTAATTTTCCGGCGAAATGAGAGAGTATTCTCTGCAACTACCTGATTTGAccgaaaattatgaataattttgttGAATATACACTTGACGCTTTTCCtacattcttgaaaaataataatatgaaTCAATTCTTCTATATTCGTTTCCAGTACCATTAAATTCTTACGTCAGTAAGTCTCACTGTTAATacagaaatatttttgatcTCCTTTCCCCGATTACCGACAAGAAATTACACTATATTGATAATACACAATTAATCTGATAGCACAAATTTCTTTCATACAGAAAATTATCATAAAAGTATTGGAAtaggaaaaattacaaatattaaTAAGcgaacaaaaaattaagcatacaaacaaaaatcaaataaaaaacaagtgTACACAAAAAAGCCAAAATTTTCCGCCGAAAATATGTGAAGAGGATTCAATTTTCCATATCTATCCTAAAAATCACGTAGGATCTGTAAGGACtatgaagaaaaagtaaaatattaggGTTGAATGACCGCGCTCTTTTCTCCTTACGcgcggttttttgaaaatttgtccgagtttttaaaattcccgctATTTGAAAGTTGTATGTTTCGACAACAGAGAGCGCGCAAAAAGCCCGCCAAATCAAAAACGAAgtaatcaaaacaaaacaaatttgaGGTTATGAATTCAAAATTCGCCTTGTGCGCCTTGATCCTTGTCCCATAGATTTATCCATAATTCCATATCCATAATCCCACACCGAGGCCATTGTCTCCGTGATCTAAGGTGAGTCTGTAATTCTAATATTTTCTTTAGTGTTCCATCGacataattttagaaattttattttgtatcttCCTTCGCAGCCGTTCAGTACTCATAGCAGAGTTTGTGTATGTTCATACTCTTTCTGGCTTAAGACGGTTGAATTTGAGTAGTGATCACATTGGTAAGTACATCAATATGGAC is a window from the Bemisia tabaci chromosome 10, PGI_BMITA_v3 genome containing:
- the LOC109036919 gene encoding uncharacterized protein — encoded protein: MNAMNAFVYFTLAVGLNFMGTADGTFCIEVGEVSALDDENWRREAPKNPQPEVKPGLYLCEHKMGAGRTVRLECTETNYFDRVTIARTYNFYIASNPRLAQGHKLILGNTDVGAAPEVMIVGFNPKQIDAPKLLTSEFCKENSKEVIEFSFKEILPKKDKDAVAIIDALTEYFCCNDVDQCILKNAKDTIGRLFPAMRRVLSGVLSGDYLKPQVARQPSRQPSKSSKQQSKKPSKHRSRSSQVTPVPSPYAGSTISSHSTPKRTSSQKSTEPEISGMAKLQAVMAVLLNKMIDPCILMRETRDRKLTEEIKNSCKVYCQFLNKVTEVFDQNTSAFCVAGYNTKAPCLAIRDGKCSEGVCTCLHKATPNSKKLEPVSMMFCANSYRVSTSATSQCQRMN